TGTGGAAGAACTGGCACTGGATAAAGAAGCGCGGGAAACAGCTAAGACATCCGATAAAGGCAAATTTGGCACCAATTAACCCCTATGAATAAAAAAGCCGGCCTGCTCTATCAGCAGGCCGTCCGACAAACACGTTTATGAAGATGCCTCAGCCAGTGCCTGGATTTCATCAGTATCCAGCGCGCCGCTGAACAACTCGATATCCTGAATCGCCCCCGTAAACGGGTCCACCCGCTGGGTCGATACTTTGGCTGCACCAATGATGGTATTCCCCGGCGCATGCCATGATTCCGTGGCTACGGTGCTGGCCGCCAATTCACCGTCGATATAAAGGCGGATTTCGTGCGCAGCGACATCATACACGCCAACCAGGTGATACCACTGATCGGCATCTGGCGTTACTTCACTGACTGCACTGGCAAGCTCCCGGCTAAAGCCATCAAACAAAGTCAGGGCGAAGTGCTCCCCTGTGTATCCCAATATAAAGTGGCTAGAGATGCCGCCTTCCTGGCTGATAATCGCCGCACGGGTCCCCGTCTGGCCCAGGCGGACGCTGGCCGCAACTGAAAAACTGGCCTGTGTATTGATCCAGCTCACACCTGTATCGACAAAGTCCCCTTCCAGATCAAAAACGCCATCTTCAGGGTAGGCCTCCGGTGATGCGAGCAGGTCCGCCCCAGCTGCCACGCTACCGCAAAACTCGCCAGCAGGTAATTCCTGGGAGACAGAAGACGGGATAGGCTCGCCCAGGTTCGGCGTCCCATCTTCATTCCAGGTAAAGCGCTGGATGAAAATGGCGCGATCGGCCCAACCATCCGTGGCGACCGTCTTCGCGTGGTAGATATTCCAGCTTTCCGTGCCATCTGGCGATGGAATAGGCATCGAGTTATGCCCAGGGCCATAGACGGCCCCACCATCACCCTCATACTGGCTGAAGATCGGGCCGACCTTCTCCCAGGATGCGGCATCCAACGGATCATCACCCACGAGTTTGAGCAGGCCCAGCTTATAAGCCGTGGTCCAACTGGCATCAGCGGAGTAGACAATCGAGAGCTGGCCCTCATGGATGAAAGCTTCTGGCCCTTCTTGCAGCGCCGCAACAGACATTTCCCAGGGTTCTTCCGGCTCAGAGATCAGGTAACGCCCGCTGGAAAGCGTCAGGGGGTCGCTCATCTCCGCAATATAAAGATTCTGCGGGAAGTCGCCCGTATCCCCCGGCCAGCCAGACCAGACCATATAGAGCTGGTCCTGATATTCAAAGACGGTGCCATCTATGGCCCACTTATCAGCGGCAGGGTCATAAACCTTGCCCTTCACAGTCCATGTTCCCTGTGGGTCGTCTGTATCTGCCTGCAAGACATACATGCGGTGCGTGGCGTTGGCCCCTGGGGAATTCGTGGCGGCCACGTAGATATACCAGTTCCCATCAATATAAACGAGTTCCGGGGCCCACATATCATGGCTATATGGCTCGCCCGACGGCGGGCTG
The Phototrophicus methaneseepsis DNA segment above includes these coding regions:
- a CDS encoding family 43 glycosylhydrolase; protein product: MLFSRRVVILLFLGFSFILPRMEVSAIECVFNNPIIAQGQDPSVVYQDGYYYLVQSNGGQLTIAKSSTITGLGYATPVGVFSPPSGEPYSHDMWAPELVYIDGNWYIYVAATNSPGANATHRMYVLQADTDDPQGTWTVKGKVYDPAADKWAIDGTVFEYQDQLYMVWSGWPGDTGDFPQNLYIAEMSDPLTLSSGRYLISEPEEPWEMSVAALQEGPEAFIHEGQLSIVYSADASWTTAYKLGLLKLVGDDPLDAASWEKVGPIFSQYEGDGGAVYGPGHNSMPIPSPDGTESWNIYHAKTVATDGWADRAIFIQRFTWNEDGTPNLGEPIPSSVSQELPAGEFCGSVAAGADLLASPEAYPEDGVFDLEGDFVDTGVSWINTQASFSVAASVRLGQTGTRAAIISQEGGISSHFILGYTGEHFALTLFDGFSRELASAVSEVTPDADQWYHLVGVYDVAAHEIRLYIDGELAASTVATESWHAPGNTIIGAAKVSTQRVDPFTGAIQDIELFSGALDTDEIQALAEASS